The proteins below come from a single Sorghum bicolor cultivar BTx623 chromosome 4, Sorghum_bicolor_NCBIv3, whole genome shotgun sequence genomic window:
- the LOC8081973 gene encoding zinc finger CCCH domain-containing protein 18 yields the protein MAGEDEDEAAAIERQLEQQLQEQRSSLAAVDEALAADPSNADLLEVHEELLAAIKDAEEGLLHLKRCRLLKQVDEIFPDEASISQSPEVAIEPLDPDDVEPEPLEPHDFSVGSKCRFRHNNGRWYNGCIIGFEGSSDARISFLTPTSENMSMCKFFLQQRCRFGSNCRMSHGVVIPTKALKRFTPTRWEQSLVGSSILASSGYNSGLWRRAELESWDDNLKLGQVIFQDDGSSARLPSDSLSVSEYADMSDEDGGSSGEEESEFSDDADQEDGSVHQGLGLLEFTNFSGIQTDTMIFAKWEHHTRGVASKMMAKMGYREGMGLGVSGQGMLDPIPVKVLPPKQSLDHALAASEADGGIGSGKKRSRGGKRKREKKFAEQARAAKAEEAERSVFNFINSHLVSQDVPEVSTTKVRKGSSVETHGHAKKEDRRSLVAYDEEVKELRIRVEKLEEMKNRNRKDKAVFEAASRKLEETRKALADAEATHASATNAVTRKEKEKKWLKF from the exons ATGGCgggcgaagacgaggacgaggcggCGGCGATTGAGCGGCAGCTGGAGCAGCAGCTGCAGGAGCAGCGGTCCTCCCTTGCCGCCGTCGACGAGGCACTCGCCGCCGACCCCTCCAACGCCGACCTCCTCGAG GTTCATGAGGAGCTTCTTGCTGCAATTAAGGATGCAGAGGAGGGTCTTCTCCATCTGAAGCGCTGTAGGCTACTGAAGCAAGTAGATGAGATCTTTCCAGATGAGGCATCAATATCCCAATCGCCTGAAGTTGCTATCGAGCCATTAGATCCAGATGATGTTGAGCCAGAACCACTGGAGCCACACGATTTTTCAGTTGGATCAAAGTGTAGATTCCGGCACAACAATGGCCGCTGGTATAATGGATGCATTATAGGCTTTGAAGGTTCAAGCGATGCAAGGATCTCATTTCTGACTCCCACATCTGAAAACATGTCG ATGTGCAAGTTCTTCCTACAGCAGCGATGTCGATTTGGTAGTAACTGCCGCATGTCCCATG GTGTTGTAATCCCTACTAAAGCCTTGAAGCGATTCACTCCAACTAGGTGGGAGCAGTCCTTGGTAGGCTCCAGCATACTGGCATCTTCTGGATATAACTCTGGCCTTTGGAGGAGAGCAGAGCTTGAGTCATGGGATGATAATCTGAAGCTTGGCCAAGTTATTTTTCAAGATGATGGGAGTTCTGCAAGGCTGCCAAGTGATTCTCTTTCTGTCTCAGAATATGCTGACATGAGCGATGAAGATGGAGGAAGCTCAGGTGAGGAAGAATCTGAGTTCAGTGACGATGCCGATCAAGAGGATGGAAGTGTTCATCAGGGTCTTGGCCTTCTAGAATTCACAAATTTCAGTGGCATTCAGACAGATACCATGATCTTTGCAAAATGGGAGCACCACACAAGGGGAGTTGCCTCCAAAATGATGGCAAAAATGGGTTACCGAGAGGGGATGGGGCTTGGTGTGTCTGGCCAAGGCATGCTTGATCCGATTCCAGTTAAGGTACTACccccaaagcaatcacttgatcaTGCACTTGCTGCAAGCGAGGCTGACGGAGGcattggcagtgggaaaaaGCGCAGTAGGGGTGGGAAAAGGAAGCGTGAGAAGAAGTTTGCAGAACAGGCCAGGGCTGCTAAAGCTGAAGAAGCTGAGAGATCTGTCTTCAATTTTATCAACAGCCATCTAGTGAGCCAAGATGTCCCTGAAGTTTCGACCACCAAAGTTAGAAAAGGGTCATCAGTTGAGACCCATGGACATGCTAAGAAGGAGGACAGAAGATCCTTGGTTGCATACGATGAGGAAGTAAAGGAGCTGAGGATTCGAGTTGAGAAACTGGAAGAGATGAAGAACCGTAACCGCAAAGACAAGGCAGTCTTTGAAGCAGCCTCAAGGAAACTGGAAGAGACTCGAAAGGCACTCGCGGATGCTGAAGCTACCCATGCTTCAGCGACGAATGCCGTTACTAGAAAGGAGAAAGAGAAGAAATGGTTGAAATTCTGA